One window of Trichoderma breve strain T069 chromosome 3, whole genome shotgun sequence genomic DNA carries:
- a CDS encoding diphthamide synthase domain-containing protein, protein MTSESLNVIALISGGKDSFFNLVHCIRHGHRIVALANLFPTVDSANEAVEDVQFIDPEQQTSTATEDESAHEEDLNSFMYQTVGHEVIPLYAAATGIPLYRQPIRGGALHHERDYDYSSGGQKADETESMLLLLKAIKARHPEANALCSGAILSTYQRTRVESVALRLGLTPLAYLWKYPVLPSPENEVADDAQLLRDMAVAGLDARIIKVASAGLDESHLWERVSSVEGVHRVKSALRKFGAPQGAALGEGGEFETLVLDGPAWLFKKRISVPEERRRVINEGGGSIWLMLRGAQLQEKHTNIDDDASPESSVRIPELFDAKFHTILDTVMSAKLTEDNRKEVSGALTPRILGKDFSTTLEEDDDFLRFSVLAKSSTDCISIEAEMQSIVGQIDGFLSSSSLDAAQIINTTIILRHMADFPKINTEYGRLFTRPNPPARVTISCGHLLPSGYNVIVYLTVPKSGVNSHRNGLHVQSRSYWAPANIGPYSQAIDIALTAKAEDIDLRGIYIAGQIPLIPSSMALPPPSKTSHGMQIVLSLQHLWRIGLEMKVQLWTSAVAYFAKSSSPDEMKRNAQAAGLAWKLAHGSPEDDEDDGNELDPWDLKYNFQHMTLAGDEQKSRARLPDWSIFTLRQQNEPESCIPPVFAAEVEELPRQSTVEWHAHVGLSQIEESSVEMIYHPETPSSCWRAWHVFIRSPEATLVYTTLAHIPSRDHNSTDWEALQKELSASYAGSVRALGLTPPVPSPTPHLAYVEVTTVTSLWSDVGDAGPSVPFAMVPCHTIWSAKGEKTKCVAIYKMILG, encoded by the coding sequence atgacgTCCGAATCACTAAATGTAATTGCGCTTATTTCAGGAGGCAAAGACAGCTTCTTTAATCTGGTTCACTGCATCCGCCATGGGCATCGCATTGTGGCTCTGGCGAACTTGTTCCCTACCGTGGATAGTGCCAACGAAGCTGTAGAGGATGTCCAATTCATCGACCCAGAGCAGCAGACTTCAACAGCTACTGAAGATGAGAGCGCCCACGAGGAGGATCTGAATAGCTTCATGTATCAGACGGTTGGCCATGAGGTCATCCCGCTctatgcagcagcaacaggcatACCCCTCTATCGACAGCCTATCCGTGGCGGGGCACTACATCACGAACGGGACTATGATTATTCGTCTGGGGGGCAGAAGGCCGATGAGACGGAATCAATGCTTCTTTTGCTAAAGGCCATCAAAGCTCGCCACCCGGAGGCCAACGCTCTCTGTTCCGGGGCCATCTTGTCAACTTACCAGCGCACTCGGGTCGAGTCTGTTGCGTTGAGACTTGGCCTCACCCCACTGGCATATCTCTGGAAGTATCCCGttcttccatctcctgaGAATGAAGTTGCAGATGATGCTCAGTTGCTGCGTGATATGGCTGTAGCCGGACTTGATGCTCGAATTATCAAGGTTGCAAGCGCCGGACTTGATGAAAGCCACCTATGGGAGCGAGTGTCGAGCGTCGAAGGAGTACACCGAGTGAAGAGTGCTTTGAGGAAGTTTGGTGCTCCTCAAGGAGCTGCACTGGGCGAGGGGGGAGAGTTTGAGACACTTGTCTTGGATGGGCCGGCTTGGCTGTTCAAGAAGAGAATATCTGTTCCCGAGGAAAGACGGCGAGTTATCAACGAAGGAGGGGGCTCAATTTGGTTGATGCTTCGAGGAGCTCAACTTCAAGAAAAACACACAAATatcgatgacgatgcgaGCCCAGAGTCGTCTGTTAGGATTCCTGAATTATTTGATGCCAAATTTCACACCATCTTGGATACGGTCATGAGTGCAAAGTTGACCGAGGACAACAGGAAAGAAGTCTCAGGAGCTCTCACACCACGAATTTTGGGCAAAGATTTCTCCACGActttggaagaagatgacgacttTCTTCGATTTTCTGTTCTAGCCAAGTCTTCTACAGATTGCATTTCGATTGAGGCAGAAATGCAGTCCATCGTTGGCCAAATTGACGGATTCctttcctcctcatctcttgATGCGGCCCAAATAATCAATACTACCATCATCCTTCGTCACATGGCAGACTTTCCAAAAATCAACACAGAGTATGGCAGGCTGTTTACAAGGCCAAACCCACCAGCTCGAGTCACTATTTCGTGTGGCCACTTACTTCCATCTGGCTACAATGTCATAGTGTACCTCACAGTCCCGAAATCAGGGGTAAATTCGCATAGAAATGGGCTCCATGTTCAGTCTCGTTCGTACTGGGCACCGGCGAATATTGGCCCATATAGCCAGGCTATCGACATTGCTCTaacagcaaaagcagagGACATCGATCTTCGGGGCATCTACATTGCCGGCCAGATCCCCTTGATACCCTCCTCGATGGCTCTGCCACCTCCATCGAAGACCAGTCATGGTATGCAGATTGTCCTCTCGTTACAACATCTCTGGCGAATTGGGCTTGAGATGAAAGTCCAGCTTTGGACAAGCGCGGTGGCCTACTTTGCTAAATCATCATCGCCCGATGAAATGAAACGCAATGCCCAAGCAGCCGGCCTTGCATGGAAGCTCGCTCATGGCTCaccagaagatgatgaagacgatggaaaTGAGTTGGACCCTTGGGATCTGAAGTACAACTTTCAACACATGACACTGGCGGGCGATGAACAGAAGTCTCGCGCACGACTGCCTGACTGGTCAATTTTTACGCTGAGACAGCAGAACGAGCCGGAATCGTGCATCCCTCCCGTCTTCGCCGCCGAAGTGGAAGAGCTTCCTCGACAGTCTACGGTAGAGTGGCATGCTCATGTTGGCCTATCGCAAATCGAGGAGAGCAGTGTAGAGATGATCTATCATCCAGAAACTCCATCGTCCTGCTGGAGGGCATGGCATGTATTCATTCGCTCCCCAGAGGCTACATTGGTGTATACAACTCTAGCCCATATCCCGTCACGGGATCACAACAGCACCGATTGGGAAGCTCTGCAAAAGGAACTCTCAGCCTCATACGCGGGTTCAGTTCGGGCCCTCGGGCTGACGCCTCCAGTGCCCTCTCCAACCCCTCACCTGGCCTATGTAGAGGTCACCACCGTTACATCCCTGTGGTCGGATGTCGGCGATGCTGGGCCGTCGGTGCCTTTTGCGATGGTTCCGTGCCATACGATCTGGTCCGCcaagggagaaaagacaaaatgcGTGGCGATATATAAAATGATTCTTGGATGA
- a CDS encoding zinc finger, c2H2 type domain-containing protein yields MDGMMSQAMGQQAFYFYNQEHKMAPRQLVFAQQMAAFQMVPTLPPTPINGPSVMTPTSTPPLSRKPMLLDTEFGDNPYFPSTPPLSASGSAMGSPKACDMLQTPMNPMFSGLEGIAVKDNIDATESLVLDWASIASPPLSPVYLQSQASKVPSLTSSPSDMLSTTASCPSLSPSPTPYARSVTSEHDVDFCDPRNLTVSVGSNPTLAPEFTLLAEDIKGEHMPAAAAQPTFDFNPVLPSGLPTFEDFSDLESEADFSNLVNLGEINPVDISRPRACTGSSVVSLGHGSFIGDEELSFDDSETFQFPSLPSPTSSIDLSDVHQDKRQKKDRKDVKPIMNAAAGGSQSGNEQIGATEAASAASDSNASSASDEPSSSMPAPTNRRGRKQSLTEDPSKTFVCDLCNRRFRRQEHLKRHYRSLHTQEKPFECNECGKKFSRSDNLAQHARTHAGGAIVMNLIEDGSDVPTYDAGMMTGPVGDDYNTYGKVLFQIASEIPGSASELSSEEGDQGKKKRKRSD; encoded by the exons ATGGACGGCATGATGTCTCAAGCTATGGGACAGCAGGCGTTCTACTTCTACAACCAAGAGCACAAGATGGCTCCCCGACAACTCGTTTTCGCACAGCAGATGGCCGCCTTCCAGATGGTGCCTACACTACCTCCCACTCCCAT CAACGGTCCTTCAGTCATGACTCCCACAAGCACACCTCCTCTGTCCCGGAAGCCCATGCTGCTGGACACCGAGTTTGGCGACAACCCTTACTTCCCCTCTACACCTCCTCTGTCCGCCTCTGGAAGCGCCATGGGCAGCCCCAAGGCATGTGACATGCTGCAGACTCCCATGAACCCCATGTTCTCCGGTCTGGAGGGTATCGCCGTCAAGGACAACATCGATGCCACTGAGAGCCTCGTCCTGGACTGGGCCAGCATTGCTTCTCCACCCCTGTCGCCTG TGTACCTTCAATCTCAGGCTAGCAAGGTGCCTTCGCTTACCTCAAGCCCGAGCGACATGCTATCCACAACAGCTTCATGCCCTTCTCTGTCTCCCTCGCCAACTCCCTACGCGCGGTCTGTCACTTCCGAGCATGATGTTGACTTCTGCGATCCCCGCAACCTGACCGTCTCTGTTGGCTCCAACCCCACCCTGGCTCCGGAGTTTACCCTGCTGGCTGAGGACATCAAGGGCGAGCACAtgcccgccgccgctgcccagCCAACCTTTGACTTCAACCCAGTGCTGCCCAGCGGTCTGCCGACCTTTGAGGACTTCTCTGACCTCGAGTCGGAAGCCGACTTCAGCAACCTCGTCAACCTCGGCGAGATCAACCCTGTGGACATTTCCCGCCCCCGAGCCTGCACCGGCTCTTCTGTTGTGTCCCTGGGCCACGGCAGCTTcattggcgacgaggagctgAGCTTCGACGACAGCGAGACCTTCCAGTTCCCTTCTCTGCCTAGCCCGACTTCCTCCATTGACCTCTCAGACGTCCACCAGGacaagagacagaagaagGACCGCAAGGACGTCAAGCCCATCATGAACGCCGCTGCTGGCGGTTCTCAGTCTGGCAACGAGCAGATTGGCGCCACTGAGGCTGCCTCTGCCGCTTCAGACTCCAAtgcctcttctgcttctgatgagccttcttcctccatgcCCGCCCCCACCAACCGCCGCGGTCGCAAGCAGTCACTGACCGAGGACCCTTCCAAGACCTTCGTCTGTGATCTCTGCAACCGACGCTTCCGTCGCCAGGAGCACCTCAAGCGACACTACCGCTCTCTCCACACCCAAGAGAAGCCTTTTGAGTGCAACGAGTGCGGTAAGAAGTTCTCTCGCAGCGACAACTTGGCTCAGCATGCCCGCACCCACGCTGGCGGTGCTATCGTCATGAACCTCATCGAGGACGGTTCCGACGTACCTACCTATGATGCTGGCATGATGACTGGACCTGTAGGAGATGACTACAACACCTATGGAAAGGTCCTCTTCCAGATCGCATCTGAGATTCCTGGAAGCGCTAGCGAGCTCTCTTCAGAAGAGGGTGAccagggcaagaagaagcgcaagcgcTCGGATTAA
- a CDS encoding glycosyl hydrolases family 16 domain-containing protein, which translates to MRPVASGACAAVAALTLPGAVLGQTWSRCNPLTTSSCPADTALGMTINVDFTKGSVNSFVASGAPTYDSNGVSFTVAGGGDAPQLESVFYIMFGRVEVTMKAAPGAGIVSSLVLQSDDLDEIDLEWLGAEPDQVQSNYFGKGQTTTYNRGQFHSVSGTQANWIKYTIDWTQDRIVWTAGNSVLRTLTQANAEANQYPQTPMQIKFGSWAGGDPSTNAPGTVQWAQGPTDFSKGPFSMLVQSVTVTDYSTGKQYVYSNNSGSWQSIQAVGGQINGNANNENSLTITASASNAATTPTAVLSIPVGGIGTNKGSATATQSWPWVAGATIGSIPSGWHMNPDGKIARNASAASRVPLPSLLVLLMSHFAIGVLAFVARI; encoded by the exons ATGAGACCCGTGGCGAGCGGTGCCTGCGCGGCTGTAGCTGCATTGACGCTCCCCGGAGCTGTTTTGGGGCAGACTTGGAGCCGGTGCAATCCGCTGACAACTA GTTCATGTCCTGCTGACACGGCTCTGGGCATGACTATCAATGTGGACTTCACCAAGGGCTCTGTTAACTCCTTTGTCGCTTCTGGTGCGCCGACATATGATAGCAATGGCGTCTCATTCACGGTGgccggtggtggtgacgcTCCACAGCTCGAATCTGTGTTTTACATCATGTTTGGCCGTGTTGAAGTCACCATGAAAGCCGCCCCTGGAGCAGGCATTGTCTCCTCGCTGGTGTTGCAATCTGATGATCTTGATGAGATCGATTTGGAGTGGCTAGGTGCTGAGCCCGACCAGGTTCAGTCCAACTACTTTGGCAAAGGCCAGACGACAACGTATAACCGCGGACAGTTCCACAGCGTCTCGGGTACCCAAGCAAACTGGATCAAGTACACCATCGACTGGACCCAGGACAGGATCGTGTGGACGGCGGGCAATTCTGTGTTGCGCACTCTGACCCAGGCCAATGCTGAAGCGAATCAATATCCGCAGACGCCAATGCAGATTAAGTTCGGCTCTTGGGCCGGCGGTGATCCAAGCACCAATGCTCCAGGCACTGTTCAATGGGCCCAGGGGCCTACGGATTTCAGCAAGGGACCCTTTAGTATGTTGGTCCAGAGCGTCACTGTCACAGACTACTCTACCGGCAAGCAGTACGTTTACAGCAACAACTCGGGCTCATGGCAGTCCATCCAAGCCGTCGGTGGTCAGATCAACGGGAACGCCAACAATGAAAACTCCCTCACCATCacagccagcgccagcaaTGCTGCCACAACCCCAACAGCCGTGCTGTCCATTCCCGTTGGTGGCATCGGCACGAATAAAGGCTCAGCTACGGCCACTCAGAGCTGGCCGTGGGTTGCAGGTGCCACTATCGGAAGCATTCCTAGCGGTTGGCATATGAACCCAGACGGCAAGATTGCACGCAATGCGAGTGCGGCGTCCCGTGTGCCTTTGCCGTCGCTGTTGGTGCTTCTGATGAGCCACTTTGCTATTGGTGTGTTGGCCTTTGTTGCAAGGATATAA
- a CDS encoding eukaryotic DNA topoisomerase i, catalytic core domain-containing protein: MGTYSSDDDMPLARPNGRLSSSKISRAQDIALDKSVPKKGSGMAGLSIRNGPVENGDMDLDSPSTNGAKRKSRVSLTQVDYKDGSDSDGEPLAKRPRSKKVEQSDSDDEPMVKARGKKLPPSYKETALPESSSDEQPLGVKLAKKKADIEKKAEKEAKSIRAKEAKAKATPKKALKNESDDDLPLAAKKRQSNGSAKSKPASASAKGKKAVSAKDTKDTKKAKSKEPSEEEEEEEFEWWNAPKREDDSIKWRTLEHNGVLFAPEYEPLPKHIKMYYDGKPVSLAPEAEEVATFWVAMMTAASTHHLENPIFRKNFFTDFSEIIKKHGAKDAQGNKIDIKSLDKCDFSKMAEYWTAKNEAKKSMTKEEKAAAKAEKDALEAPYLYCTWDGRKQKVGNFRVEPPSLFRGRGEHPKTGKVKVRVMPEQITINIGKGAKVPTPPAGHKWKAVQHDQKATWLAMWQENINGAYKYVMLGAASDVKGQSDYKKFEKARELKKHIDKIRRDYTKDLKSEVMADRQRATAMYLIDKLALRAGNEKDTENEADTVGCCSLKYEHITLQPPDQVTFDFLGKDSIRYNETARVDPQVFKNLKLFKKAPKTDGDDLFDRLNTSQLNKHLNSYMPGLTAKVFRTYNASYTMSELLKELGKDPRSRGTIAEKVKLYNDCNRKVAILCNHKRTVGAGHEQQMQKLGDRIKGLRYQKWRTKKMMLDIDPTQKKKKGAAFFEKDEDLDDEWIKEHQQFLIEEQRTKITKKFEKDNEKLKANKERVLPEKELKERLQAVKELEAKFKKENKTNKVEAEGRGASVEKFLGAIDKIDERIRVLETQAEDRDGNKEVALSTSKINYIDPRLTVVFSKKFDVPIEKFFSKTLRDKFRWAIKSVEDAEDWEF, encoded by the exons ATGGGTACCTACAGCTCAGACGATGACATGCCTCTTGCGAGGCCAAACGGGCGTT TGTCATCTTCCAAGATATCCCGCGCTCAAGACATCGCCTTGGATAAGTCTGTGCCTAAGAAAGGCTCTGGAATGGCTGGACTATCCATCCGTAACGGACCCGTCGAAAATGGCGACATGGACTTGGATTCGCCCTCTACAAACGGGGCGAAGCGTAAGTCACGAGTCTCATTAACGCAGGTCGATTACAAAGATGGATCGGACAGCGATGGTGAACCTCTG GCAAAACGACCACGATCCAAAAAGGTCGAGCAATCCGATTCGGACGATGAACCCATGGTCAAAGCTagagggaagaagctgcctcCTTCTTACAAGGAAACTGCACTGCCTGAGTCCTCCTCTGATGAGCAACCTCTAGGTGTCAAGCTGGCTAAGAAAAAGGCTGACatcgagaagaaggccgagaaggaggctAAGTCTATTCGTGCTAAAGAAGCGAAGGCAAAGGCTACACCGAAAAAGGCCCTTAAGAACGAATCAGATGATGACCTGCCTCTTGCGGCCAAAAAGCGGCAGTCAAATGGCTCGGCT AAGTCGAAACCAGCTAGTGCTTCTGCCAAGGGGAAGAAAGCAGTATCGGCAAAGGACACCAAAGACACCAAGAAAGCCAAATCCAAAGAACCcagcgaggaagaagaggaggaggagtttgaGTGGTGGAATGCGCCGAAGCGAGAAGACGACAGCATCAAGTGGCGAACTCTCGAGCACAACGGAGTTTTGTTCGCGCCAGAATATGAACCCCTTCCGAAACACATAAAGATGTACTACGATGGCAAACCCGTCTCACTCGCCCCGGAAGCAGAGGAGGTCGCCACTTTTTGGGTTGCCATGATGACTGCCGCATCTACTCACCACTTGGAGAACCCTATTTTCCGCAAAAACTTCTTTACAGACTTCTCTGAAATTATCAAGAAGCACGGCGCTAAAGATGCCCAAGGGAACAAGATTGACATCAAGAGCTTGGATAAGTGCGATTTCTCCAAGATGGCAGAATACTGGACAGCAAAGaatgaagccaagaagagcatgaccaaggaggagaaagcagctgccaaggctgagaaagATGCGCTCGAGGCTCCGTATCTTTACTGTACGTGGGAtggaagaaagcaaaaggtTGGCAACTTCCGAGTGGAACCTCCCAGCTTATTCCGTGGGCGAGGCGAACATCCCAAGACTGGTAAGGTCAAAGTTCGAGTTATGCCGGAACAGATCACCATCAATATTGGCAAAGGTGCCAAGGTGCCAACTCCGCCTGCAGGGCACAAGTGGAAAGCCGTCCAGCATGACCAGAAGGCTACGTGGCTTGCCATGTGGCAGGAAAACATCAACGGCGCTTACAAGTACGTCATGCTTGGAGCTGCCAGTGATGTGAAAGGACAGAGTGACTACAAGAAGTTCGAAAAGGCTCgtgagctgaagaagcacATTGACAAGATCCGCCGTGACTACACCAAGGATCTCAAGAGTGAGGTCATGGCAGATCGTCAGCGCGCAACAGCCATGTATCTGATCGACAAACTTGCGCTCAGAGCTGGAAATGAGAAGGACACCGAAAATGAAGCCGACACTGTTGGTTGCTGCTCTTTGAAGTACGAGCATATCACCTTGCAGCCCCCAGATCAAGTCACATTTGACTTTCTGGGTAAGGACAGTATTAGATACAACGAAACGGCCCGTGTTGATCCGCAAGTCTTCAAGAATTTGAAGCTGTTCAAAAAGGCGCCAAAGACGGACGGCGATGATCTCTTCGATCGCCTCAAC ACGTCTCAACTGAACAAGCATCTCAACAGCTATATGCCTGGGTTGACTGCCAAGGTTTTCCGTACCTACAATGCGTCCTACACCATGtccgagctgctcaaggaacTCGGGAAAGATCCACGCTCTCGCGGTACTATCGCGGAGAAGGTGAAGCTTTACAATGACTGTAACCGTAAGGTCGCCATTCTTTGCAATCACAAGCGAACTGTTGGCGCAGGGCACGAGCAGCAAATGCAAAAGCTTGGAGATAGG ATCAAAGGCCTCAGGTATCAAAAATGGCGAACCAAGAAAATGATGCTCGACATTGATCCAactcagaagaagaagaagggcgcgGCCTTCTTTGAGAAAGACGAAGATCTCGATGACGAATGGATCAAGGAGCACCAACAATTCCTGATCGAAGAGCAACGCACCAAGATCACGAAGAAATTTGAAAAGGACAACGAGAAACTTAAGGCTAACAAAGAACGAGTTTTGCCTGAAAAGGAGCTTAAGGAGCGTCTCCAGGCAGTCAAGGAACTCGAGGCCAAGTTCAAAAAGGAGAACAAAACCAACAAGGTGGAGGCTGAGGGCAGAGGAGCAAGCGTGGAGAAGTTCTTGGGTGCtattgacaagattgacgagCGCATCCGGGTCTTGGAAACACAGGCCGAAGACCGTGATGGCAATAAAGAGGTCGCCCTGAGCACTTCAAAGATT AATTACATCGACCCTCGTCTGACGGTGGTGTTTTCAAAGAAGTTTGATGTTCCTATTGAGAAGTTCTTCTCCAAGACTCTCCGAGACAAGTTCCGATGGGCTATCAAGTCAGTCGAGGACGCGGAGGACTGGGAATTCTAG
- a CDS encoding ATP synthase domain-containing protein — MLSRAARPALRAAVAAPRTAATYATLREIETRLKSIRNIEKITNTMKVVASTKLTRATRSMNDSRKYGEASNEVFKSAETTAAEAEEKKSLVIVCSSDKGLCGGIHSGLSRTIRRMTAEEPPFDLVIIGEKCKAQLSRTNAKGIQLNFAGIGKDIPTFADAQAIADQIVLLPTEYTDVKILYNKFINATSYEPTFIEAFSEEAISQSPNISAFEVEDEALANLREYSLANSLYWALAEGHACEQSARRNAMENASKNAGEMIGKYQILYNRTRQAVITGELVEIITGAIASEEM, encoded by the exons ATGTTGTCAAGGGCTGCCCGACCGGCTCTGCGAGCTGCCGTTGCAGCTCCCCG CACTGCCGCCACCTATGCGACGCTCCGTGAGATCGAGACTCGTTTGAAGTCGATTCGAAACATCGAGAAGATCACCAACACCATGAAGGTCGTCGCCTCCACCAAGCTCACCCGTGCTACCCGCAGCATGAACGACTCCCGCAAGTACGGCGAGGCTTCCAACGAGGTCTTCAAGTCCGCCGAGACCACTGCcgccgaggctgaggagaagaagtccCTCGTTATTGTCTGCTCTTCCGACAAGGGTCTCTGCGGTGGTATTCACTCTGGCTTGAGCCGTACCATCCGCCGCATGACTGCTGAGGAGCCTCCTTTCGACCTGGTCATCATTGGCGAGAAGTGCAAGGCCCAGCTGTCGCGAACCAACGCCAAGGGTATCCAGCTCAACTTCGCCGGCATTGGCAAGGACATTCCCACCTTTGCCGATGCCCAGGCCATCGCCGACCAGATCGTCCTGCTGCCCACTGAGTACACGGATGTCAAGATCCTGTACAACAAGTTCATCAACGCCACCAGCTACGAGCCTACCTTCATTGAGGCATTTTCCGAGGAGGCCATTTCTCAGTCCC CCAACATCTCCGcctttgaggttgaggatgaggcccTTGCCAACCTGCGCGAGTACTCTCTTGCCAACTCCCTCTACTGGGCTCTGGCTGAGGGCCACGCCTGCGAGCAGTCTGCTCGACGAAACGCCATGGAG AACGCCTCCAAGAACGCTGGTGAGATGATCGGCAAGTACCAGATTCTGTACAACCGTACCCGACAGGCTGTCATTACCGGAGAGCTGGTCGAGATTATTACTGGTGCTATTGCCTCCGAAGAAAtgtaa